A genome region from Myxococcota bacterium includes the following:
- a CDS encoding PilZ domain-containing protein, with translation MPIKKDVPTPDEPKANPKNTRHLRAPIEIRIELTQGLQSFTATSRNLALGGVSFESLQEFHVGDKINVLLYIPIKKELELLKASSEVVWTEDQQGSWMMGAAFRKFAPGDQKRLREWLLDCVRAQKEGRSIL, from the coding sequence ATGCCAATCAAAAAAGATGTTCCAACGCCTGACGAACCTAAAGCAAATCCCAAAAATACTAGGCATCTTCGCGCGCCTATCGAAATTCGCATTGAGTTGACCCAAGGCCTTCAATCTTTCACAGCCACGTCCCGCAATTTGGCTTTGGGCGGTGTCAGTTTTGAATCATTGCAAGAGTTTCATGTGGGCGATAAAATTAACGTTCTTTTATATATTCCGATTAAGAAAGAACTTGAGTTGCTCAAAGCTTCCTCTGAAGTCGTTTGGACTGAAGACCAACAAGGTTCCTGGATGATGGGTGCTGCATTTAGAAAATTTGCACCTGGTGATCAAAAGCGTTTGCGTGAATGGTTGCTTGATTGTGTCCGTGCCCAAAAAGAAGGGCGTTCTATTTTATAA
- a CDS encoding HD domain-containing protein: protein MPIQIRDPIHGSIDLSVNELKLIDHRAFQRLRDIKQLGFADLAFPGATHSRYIHSLGAMAMATRVFDALFKPGDLDENARKRMRQAIRLAAMLHDLGHAPLSHSSEIRMPSKKSLGLEGEGRASHEDYTYALLTDSSFSKEIERLFADVGVSPADITTLDFKIGPLSYQPLMKQIISSECDADRMDYLQRDSFYCGVNYGKFDADWLVSTLVPIEIEGAVHLGIRSKGMFSFEDFLLSRYHMFASVYLHHTPVIYEKMLQRYFEESEDAFSLPSDLEAYIQLDDVDLQHHLRISQNPWAKRIVAHKPYALLADEMTESEHRGLCQRLETEGIDYIQTQSKSAISKYFDSSAHPLYVLTKRGEVMALEAYTELFSRYQRPAQFNRIYVAPNDKSRASQLS from the coding sequence ATGCCTATTCAAATTCGCGACCCTATTCATGGCTCAATCGATTTAAGTGTTAATGAATTAAAGTTGATTGACCACCGAGCTTTTCAGCGTCTTCGGGATATCAAACAGCTGGGATTTGCGGATTTGGCATTTCCAGGGGCGACTCATAGCCGCTATATCCATAGTCTCGGTGCCATGGCGATGGCAACTCGGGTGTTTGATGCGCTTTTTAAACCGGGTGATTTGGACGAAAACGCGCGCAAGCGGATGCGCCAGGCCATTCGACTGGCCGCAATGTTGCATGATTTAGGACACGCACCCCTCTCGCACTCCAGCGAGATTCGCATGCCGTCCAAGAAAAGCTTGGGCCTAGAAGGAGAGGGGCGCGCCTCTCACGAGGACTATACCTACGCGCTGCTTACAGACTCGAGTTTTTCGAAAGAAATCGAGCGTTTGTTTGCGGATGTGGGTGTATCACCTGCCGATATTACGACCCTTGATTTTAAAATAGGGCCACTCAGCTATCAGCCGTTGATGAAGCAAATTATTAGCTCCGAGTGCGATGCGGATCGCATGGACTACTTGCAACGCGACAGTTTTTATTGTGGCGTTAATTACGGCAAATTCGATGCCGATTGGCTGGTCAGCACCCTGGTACCAATCGAAATTGAAGGCGCTGTGCATTTAGGGATTCGCTCCAAAGGCATGTTTAGTTTCGAAGATTTTTTGCTGTCGCGCTATCACATGTTTGCGAGCGTGTATTTGCACCACACGCCAGTGATTTATGAAAAGATGCTGCAGCGCTATTTCGAAGAAAGCGAAGATGCGTTTTCATTGCCGAGTGATTTAGAGGCTTATATCCAGCTGGATGATGTTGATTTGCAGCACCATTTGCGAATTAGCCAAAATCCTTGGGCGAAACGTATCGTGGCGCATAAACCCTATGCCTTACTGGCGGATGAGATGACTGAGAGCGAGCACCGAGGGCTTTGCCAGCGTTTGGAGACTGAAGGCATCGATTATATACAGACGCAATCTAAGAGCGCCATCTCCAAATATTTTGACTCCTCTGCCCATCCGCTTTATGTTCTGACTAAGCGCGGAGAGGTGATGGCACTTGAGGCCTATACCGAGCTTTTTAGCCGCTACCAAAGACCAGCACAATTTAACCGGATTTATGTTGCCCCAAACGACAAAAGCAGAGCCAGCCAACTTAGTTAA